The following proteins come from a genomic window of Nothobranchius furzeri strain GRZ-AD chromosome 1, NfurGRZ-RIMD1, whole genome shotgun sequence:
- the igbp1 gene encoding immunoglobulin-binding protein 1, which yields MADSDARPGSGPPVDLDVLKLSDLLESGWKIFEEVDRTNEPVASTSVQESVRSGIRMLEDASRMVAQLALFSRNEDLEEVATADLKYLLLPALLGALHMKRTSREKRLEAVQAARVYYMDFLQRCRDYNVSQFEMPHKSSSSPEEVSAPGSSNATPVPAGPSDLVSMAARRQSKIERYRQRKELEAKLSEVRRVVDSGQADDEVSRDFYLLNIRRWVTLCLEEMESMDQELEILRNTDLLKQSPPSQPSRRPMKPFILTKDSVQAQVFGAGYPSLPTMTVNDWYEQHAKHGVLPDMGLPRRAAAKDSPDAEERDKEEEEKKSENDDEESLLKARNWDDWKDSHRRGYGNRQNMG from the exons ATGGCGGACAGCGATGCCCGTCCAGGCTCGGGGCCACCAGTAGACTTGGATGTTCTGAAGCTGTCGGACTTACTGGAGAGCGGTTGGAAAATATTTGAGGAGGTGGACAGAACCAACGAGCCCGTCGCCTCCACCAGCGTCCAAGAAAGCGTAAGAAGCGGGATTCGGATGCTGGAGGACGCGTCCAGGATGGTCGCTCAGCTAGCCCTGTTCAGCCGGAATGAGGACTTGGAGGAGGTCGCTACGGCAGACCTGAAGTACCTGCTGCTTCCCGCCTTGTTAGGAGCCCTCCACATGAAGAGGACCAGCCGGGAGAAACGGCTAGAGGCAGTCCAGGCTGCCCGGGTGTACTACATGGACTTCCTCCAGAGGTGCCGTGATTACAACGTATCCCAGTTCGAGATGCCTCATAAGTCCTCTTCCAGTCCGGAAGAAGTGTCGGCCCCCGGGTCCTCTAACGCCACG CCAGTTCCTGCAGGCCCATCAGATCTGGTTTCTATGGCAGCCAGGAGACAATCTAAAATTGAGCGGTAtcgacagaggaaagagctggagGCCAAGTTGTCAGAAGTACGGAGGGTTGTGGACAGTGGACAGGCCGATGATGAAGTCAGCAGAGATTTCTATCTTCTAAACATCCGGCGATGGGTCACTCTGTGTCTGGAGGAAATGGAGAGCATGGACCAGGAGTTGGAGATACTCAGAAACACTGATCTTCTGAAGCAGAGTCCTCCCAGTCAGCCATCCAGACGTCCCATGAAGCCCTTCATCCTCACCAAGGACTCTGTACAG GCTCAGGTGTTTGGAGCTGGTTACCCGAGCCTTCCCACCATGACGGTGAACGACTGGTATGAGCAGCACGCCAAGCATGGAGTTCTTCCTGACATGGGTCTACCCCGGAGGGCTGCCGCGAAGGACAGCCCTGACGCAGAGGAGAGGgacaaggaggaagaggagaaaaaGAGTGAAAACGACGACGAGGAGTCTCTTCTAAAAGCCAGAAATTGGGATGATTGGAAGGATTCTCACCGCCGAGGTTACGGGAACCGCCAGAACATGGGCTAG
- the tmem129 gene encoding E3 ubiquitin-protein ligase TM129 isoform X1, whose protein sequence is MAQGQNDEPRVILYFSVCYVRDLHHFHPRRVSVRRADRPECLLVLAGQRGRGLPPLPPEKDQRHHPGPVRAASRSGYYLGMCVAAPEKHLSSFYQVSHSWRAFLLFAVCLHLASCAVVIYWSCCQWHGHPIRRALQAHVRPPHSRWGSVASSINTEFRRIDKFAAGAPGARVIVTDSWVMKVTTYHIHVALQRDCHVTVTHSRQHQLSPESTSPIEILNLRVESINPSVRPFDISLNSTDYAELRAKLRAPIRTSPNVVIHQTISELFLETFRAQVELNQRYTLPSGQEVETCIGCMQAPANTKLVRLCEATGVDDDSECQQCLCRPTWCLMCLGRWFASRQDQQQPETWLSSRVPCPTCRSKFCILDVCVVR, encoded by the exons ATGGCGCAGGGGCAGAATGACGAGCCCAGAGTTATCCTTTACTTTAGCGTATGTTACGTTCGCGATCTGCATCATTTTCACCCCCGACGAGTTTCGGTCCGCCGGGCTGACCGTCCAGAATGTCTTCTCGTCCTGGCTGGGCAGCGAGGACGTGGACTTCCTCCGTTACCACCTGAGAAGGATCAGCGTCACCATCCTGGTCCAGTCCGCGCTGCCTCTAGGTCAG GTTACTACTTGGGGATGTGCGTCGCTGCTCCCGAGAAACACCTCAGCTCCTTCTACCAG GTGAGTCACAGCTGGAGAGCTTTTCTGCTTTTCGCGGTGTGCTTGCATCTGGCCAGCTGTGCTGTGGTCATCTACTGGTCCTGCTGCCAGTGGCACGGCCATCCCATCAGACGGGCCCTGCAGGCTCATGTGAGGCCTCCTCACTCCAGATGGGGCTCTGTGGCTTCCAGCATCAACACGGAGTTTAGAAGAATAGACAAGTTTGCAGCAGGAGCTCCTGGAGCCAGAGTCATCGTCACAGACAGCTGGGTGATGAAG GTGACCACCTACCACATCCACGTGGCCTTACAGAGGGACTGTCATGTGACCGTGACACATTCTAGACAGCACCAGCTGAGTCCAGAGTCCACCTCCCCCATCGAGATCCTAAACCTGAGGGTGGAGAGCATCAACCCATCAGTCAGACCGTTCGACATCAG CCTGAACTCCACAGACTATGCAGAACTCAGGGCGAAGCTCCGAGCTCCTATCAGAACATCTCCCAACGTGGTGATCCACCAAACGATCAGCGAGCTCTTCCTGGAAACCTTCAGAGCTCAGGTGGAGCTGAACCAGCGCTACACACTCCCTAGTGGACAG GAAGTGGAGACCTGTATAGGCTGCATGCAGGCCCCTGCGAACACCAAGCTGGTCAGACTGTGTGAGGCTACAG GGGTGGATGATGACTCCGAGTGCCAGCAGTGCCTCTGCAGACCCACGTGGTGTCTGATGTGTTTGGGTCGATGGTTCGCCAGCCGCCAAGACCAACAGCAACCGGAGACCTGGTTGTCCAGCAGAGTGCCCTGTCCCACCTGTAGATCTAAATTCTGCATACTGGACGTGTGTGTGGTCCGGTGA
- the tmem129 gene encoding E3 ubiquitin-protein ligase TM129 isoform X2, which yields MTSPELSFTLAYVTFAICIIFTPDEFRSAGLTVQNVFSSWLGSEDVDFLRYHLRRISVTILVQSALPLGYYLGMCVAAPEKHLSSFYQVSHSWRAFLLFAVCLHLASCAVVIYWSCCQWHGHPIRRALQAHVRPPHSRWGSVASSINTEFRRIDKFAAGAPGARVIVTDSWVMKVTTYHIHVALQRDCHVTVTHSRQHQLSPESTSPIEILNLRVESINPSVRPFDISLNSTDYAELRAKLRAPIRTSPNVVIHQTISELFLETFRAQVELNQRYTLPSGQEVETCIGCMQAPANTKLVRLCEATGVDDDSECQQCLCRPTWCLMCLGRWFASRQDQQQPETWLSSRVPCPTCRSKFCILDVCVVR from the exons ATGACGAGCCCAGAGTTATCCTTTACTTTAGCGTATGTTACGTTCGCGATCTGCATCATTTTCACCCCCGACGAGTTTCGGTCCGCCGGGCTGACCGTCCAGAATGTCTTCTCGTCCTGGCTGGGCAGCGAGGACGTGGACTTCCTCCGTTACCACCTGAGAAGGATCAGCGTCACCATCCTGGTCCAGTCCGCGCTGCCTCTAG GTTACTACTTGGGGATGTGCGTCGCTGCTCCCGAGAAACACCTCAGCTCCTTCTACCAG GTGAGTCACAGCTGGAGAGCTTTTCTGCTTTTCGCGGTGTGCTTGCATCTGGCCAGCTGTGCTGTGGTCATCTACTGGTCCTGCTGCCAGTGGCACGGCCATCCCATCAGACGGGCCCTGCAGGCTCATGTGAGGCCTCCTCACTCCAGATGGGGCTCTGTGGCTTCCAGCATCAACACGGAGTTTAGAAGAATAGACAAGTTTGCAGCAGGAGCTCCTGGAGCCAGAGTCATCGTCACAGACAGCTGGGTGATGAAG GTGACCACCTACCACATCCACGTGGCCTTACAGAGGGACTGTCATGTGACCGTGACACATTCTAGACAGCACCAGCTGAGTCCAGAGTCCACCTCCCCCATCGAGATCCTAAACCTGAGGGTGGAGAGCATCAACCCATCAGTCAGACCGTTCGACATCAG CCTGAACTCCACAGACTATGCAGAACTCAGGGCGAAGCTCCGAGCTCCTATCAGAACATCTCCCAACGTGGTGATCCACCAAACGATCAGCGAGCTCTTCCTGGAAACCTTCAGAGCTCAGGTGGAGCTGAACCAGCGCTACACACTCCCTAGTGGACAG GAAGTGGAGACCTGTATAGGCTGCATGCAGGCCCCTGCGAACACCAAGCTGGTCAGACTGTGTGAGGCTACAG GGGTGGATGATGACTCCGAGTGCCAGCAGTGCCTCTGCAGACCCACGTGGTGTCTGATGTGTTTGGGTCGATGGTTCGCCAGCCGCCAAGACCAACAGCAACCGGAGACCTGGTTGTCCAGCAGAGTGCCCTGTCCCACCTGTAGATCTAAATTCTGCATACTGGACGTGTGTGTGGTCCGGTGA